One Triplophysa rosa linkage group LG21, Trosa_1v2, whole genome shotgun sequence DNA segment encodes these proteins:
- the zmp:0000000926 gene encoding uncharacterized protein zmp:0000000926, which yields MNPSPDRSKECLPPKKRESRQGLSDQPAPENDFKPPAPLRSRRPRRSTEGHRESADLQPPPLPPLPPSLPWQVSYAPSMHHSYLPIQVGERRGSLSASWRDTMCGRGMEGGLDHPVSHHSRWLRGDVPPLNLQPLISVPTFKNVYMSESVEMWPYSHNRRDYSSHFSSYIYPRPTVYPHDTIPDSGLRYHSRRPNGVDGPDSGSSRRAPLCNDDGNGIMTSLDGSSANGRRRQEDTSRQSTGKGIQVQESTSAHSSPRDRDPRRTQKALVPPLSDAKAGKTIASQDYYSGSASQAGAQIYYALGSLCPTAHQNPQAYPQLSPSFPPRKSQPSPHSQHNSHGAETEWDTSVGQYCPVVAVLTGPDPPASAVLPHFAKGSLIELAGGRLKRVEELKTEDFLRSVDTLPEFHLSTCTILLISPGPTHGFNHLQVLLTDRNTQELLTVLAEYPFFVRDQGWSSCSPQRSAQLYGLQCRQLSTGDVCLALTPTPTPQFAHFGSQVQRSQVGVLPCSETAERMPPPPAPPPLPLALTSPPVLPRERKRHWSAPELQSGSETSPSLPHGCKQERKQ from the exons ATGAATCCAAGCCCAGACCGCAGCAAAGAGTGTCTTCCCCCCAAGAAGCGCGAGTCCCGACAGGGCTTGTCGGATCAGCCGGCCCCAGAGAATGACTTCAAACCCCCTGCCCCTCTCCGAAGCCGAAGGCCTCGTCGCTCCACCGAGGGTCACAGGGAAAGTGCAGATCTTCAGCCACCTCCTCTGCCTCCCCTTCCACCATCGTTGCCTTGGCAGGTGTCCTATGCCCCCTCCATGCACCACTCATACCTGCCGATCCAAGTGGGTGAGAGGCGAGGGTCGCTCTCTGCATCCTGGAGAGACACGATGTGTGGACGGGGAATGGAGGGAGGATTGGATCACCCTGTTTCCCACCATTCCCGCTGGCTCCGTGGCGATGTCCCTCCCCTAAACTTGCAGCCACTTATCTCAGTGCCCACGTTCAAGAACGTCTACATGAGTGAGTCCGTGGAGATGTGGCCCTACAGCCACAATCGACGAGACTACAGCTCCCACTTCTCCTCTTACATTTATCCTCGGCCAACAGTCTATCCCCACGACACCATCCCTGACAGCGGGCTCAGGTACCACAGTAGAAGGCCCAATGGTGTGGATGGCCCAGACAGCGGGTCTAGCAGGAGAGCACCCTTGTGCAATGACGATGGAAATGGTATCATGACCAGCTTGGATGGCTCCAGTGCTAATGGCAGGAGAAGACAAGAGGACACATCTAGACAGAGCACTGGGAAAGGCATCCAGGTGCAAGAAAGCACAAGTGCACATTCCTCACCACGAGACAGGGACCCTCGGAGAACACAGAAAGCTCTGGTGCCACCCTTGTCAGATGCAAAGGCAGGAAAGACAATTGCTTCTCAGGACTATTACAGTGGAAGTGCCTCGCAGGCTGGAGCTCAAATCTACTATGCCCTAGGCTCCCTCTGTCCTACTGCTCATCAGAACCCTCAGGCATACCCACAGCTTAGCCCTTCCTTCCCTCCGAGAAAATCTCAGCCCTCCCCACACAGCCAGCACAACAGCCATGGGGCTGAGACAGAATGGGATACCTCCGTGGGACAGTACTGCCCTGTCGTCGCTGTGCTCACTGGCCCCGACCCACCCGCCTCTGCAGTCCTACCTCATTTTGCCAAAGGTTCCCTTATTGAACTGGCCGGTGGCCGTCTCAAGAGGGTGGAGGAGTTAAAGACAGAGGATTTCTTACGCAGTGTTGACACCTTGCCTGAGTTTCACCTGAGCACCTGCACTATTCTGTTAATCTCACCTGGACCCACCCACGGCTTCAACCATCTGCAGGTTCTGCTCACAGACCGCAACACTCAG GAGCTACTCACAGTCTTAGCTGAATATCCATTTTTTGTACGGGATCAAGGCTGGTCTTCATGCAGTCCTCAGCGAAGCGCCCAGCTGTACGGCCTGCAGTGTCGTCAGCTCAGCACAGGTGACGTGTGTCTGGCACTGACTCCAACACCCACTCCGCAGTTTGCGCACTTCGGCAGCCAGGTGCAGCGTTCGCAAGTGGGGGTGCTTCCTTGCTCAGAAACAGCAGAGAGGATGCCCCCTCCCCCGGCACCTCCCCCTCTCCCTCTGGCCCTGACTTCTCCCCCTGTTCTGCCGAGAGAGCGCAAAAGACACTGGTCTGCTCCCGAGCTCCAGTCAGGGAGCGAAACTAGCCCCAGTTTACCTCATGGTTGTAAGCAGGAAAGAAAGCAGTAA